One Meiothermus sp. QL-1 DNA segment encodes these proteins:
- the pstC gene encoding phosphate ABC transporter permease subunit PstC, whose protein sequence is MQQATQTPLIKRRTPAIYRVLGDRIFLVIILLLALSIIALTLGLGYYLYMGGSKAIAKEGFWGFLTGTTWDPALRLEFGIWPYVVGTLITSFAALVLSVPVALAAAIFTAEYAPRWLAGVINYLVDLMAAVPSVVYGIWGIFVLAPFLRDVFYLPVFLWAAENAPWLTRYLGNPAGYGLFTGIVVLSSMVIPFTAALSRDAIQLVPTAQREGAYALGATRWEVMRMVILPYARGGIFAGAMLALGRALGETMAIAMVIGNGNLLPYTLFGPASTMPAVIALELKEAVEDLHYSALIGVGFYLFLIAFLVNATASYILNKLKVSEQRV, encoded by the coding sequence ATGCAACAGGCTACACAAACCCCGCTTATCAAACGAAGAACCCCGGCCATCTACCGGGTGCTGGGCGACCGAATTTTTTTGGTCATCATCCTCCTCCTGGCCCTCAGCATCATTGCCCTCACCCTGGGGCTGGGGTACTACCTATACATGGGGGGATCCAAGGCCATTGCCAAAGAGGGCTTCTGGGGTTTCCTAACCGGCACCACCTGGGACCCGGCGCTCAGGCTCGAGTTCGGCATCTGGCCCTACGTGGTGGGCACCCTCATCACCAGCTTTGCCGCGCTGGTCCTGTCGGTGCCCGTAGCCCTAGCTGCTGCCATCTTCACCGCCGAGTACGCCCCGCGCTGGTTGGCTGGAGTTATCAACTACCTGGTGGACCTAATGGCCGCGGTCCCAAGCGTGGTCTACGGCATCTGGGGCATTTTCGTGCTGGCCCCTTTTCTGAGAGATGTTTTCTATCTGCCCGTTTTTTTGTGGGCTGCTGAGAACGCCCCCTGGCTTACCCGCTACCTGGGAAACCCCGCGGGCTACGGGCTTTTCACCGGGATTGTGGTGCTCTCGAGCATGGTCATCCCCTTCACCGCAGCCCTCTCCCGCGACGCCATCCAGCTCGTCCCCACCGCTCAACGGGAGGGTGCCTACGCCCTGGGGGCCACCCGCTGGGAGGTGATGCGGATGGTGATCCTGCCCTATGCCCGAGGGGGGATTTTCGCAGGGGCCATGCTGGCCCTGGGGCGGGCCCTGGGCGAGACCATGGCCATCGCTATGGTAATCGGGAATGGCAACCTCCTCCCCTACACGCTTTTTGGCCCTGCTTCCACCATGCCGGCGGTCATCGCCCTGGAGCTTAAGGAAGCGGTAGAGGACCTGCACTACTCGGCCCTCATCGGGGTTGGGTTCTACCTCTTCTTGATCGCCTTCCTGGTCAACGCGACCGCCAGCTACATACTCAACAAGCTCAAGGTGAGCGAGCAGCGAGTCTAG
- the pstA gene encoding phosphate ABC transporter permease PstA — MRSLQARYTRDRLVLLLVILGTILAALPLTLVLGFALINGFSALNWDFFTKGPRPPGELGGGMAPAIVGTLVITGTGLLLAIPFGIGAGILMAEYPDNRLNPTLHLLSDTLNGMPAILKGVLAYVLVVKTQGSFSGFAGAVALAFIMVPIIAKSTESMLKLVPWNIREAGLALGLPRWRVILSLVLPAARGGVVTGLLLATARAAGEAAPLLFTAFGNTLLTLDLSKPMDALPLRLYAYAISPYEDWHRQAWAAAVVLLALVVITSLLARWFTRGRM; from the coding sequence ATGCGCAGCCTACAAGCCCGCTACACCCGCGACCGGCTGGTGCTGCTGCTGGTTATTCTGGGCACCATCCTGGCCGCCTTGCCCCTTACCCTGGTGCTGGGCTTCGCCCTGATCAACGGCTTCTCCGCCCTTAACTGGGACTTCTTTACCAAAGGCCCTAGGCCCCCGGGCGAGCTGGGCGGGGGGATGGCCCCGGCCATTGTGGGCACCCTGGTCATCACCGGGACTGGCCTGCTCCTTGCCATTCCCTTCGGCATCGGGGCGGGTATCCTGATGGCCGAGTACCCCGACAACCGGCTCAACCCCACCCTGCACCTGCTTTCGGATACCCTGAACGGGATGCCCGCCATCCTGAAGGGGGTGCTGGCCTACGTGCTCGTGGTCAAGACCCAGGGCTCCTTCTCGGGCTTCGCCGGTGCGGTGGCCTTGGCTTTCATCATGGTTCCCATCATCGCCAAAAGCACCGAGAGCATGCTCAAGCTGGTGCCCTGGAACATCCGCGAGGCTGGACTTGCTCTGGGCCTGCCCCGCTGGCGGGTTATCCTCTCGCTGGTGCTGCCCGCCGCTCGGGGCGGGGTGGTCACAGGGCTTCTGCTAGCCACGGCCCGGGCCGCGGGTGAGGCCGCCCCTTTGCTCTTCACCGCCTTTGGCAATACCCTGCTCACCCTGGATCTCTCCAAACCGATGGACGCCCTCCCGCTTCGCCTCTACGCCTACGCGATTAGCCCCTACGAGGACTGGCACCGTCAGGCTTGGGCCGCAGCGGTGGTGCTGCTGGCGCTGGTGGTGATCACCAGTCTGCTGGCCCGCTGGTTTACCCGCGGACGGATGTGA
- a CDS encoding Gfo/Idh/MocA family protein, with amino-acid sequence MKRNKEFANRLHALSPRFAYIPPEDRFLMHPGPLKYRFNVIGAGVNGQEHIAVTQLEGRCTVHGVYDPNPSSVEGARRVKARFTDEPLVVYESLEAACFDPAVDALIISTPNHTHLEVLRVAVESGKHILLEKPMATNIPDAYQVWQMAQNYPKVLQIGLQYRYKPIYVEALHEVKVRRSIGEVKTLSIVEHREPFLDKVGQWNKFSCYSGGTLVEKCCHYFDLLNLFAGARPVSVYAVGSQAVNFKDFEYRGKKSDILDNAFVILEYPNGVRASFNLCMFVPMFYEEIVVCGDEGRLRAWEGVNGQAYSRWAHYLEVICLPDRTSRTTTPSYPAFIEETGHSGATYYEHLRFIEALDGKPSGAASAEEGFWSVVVGVAAEESIRRGEKVSIAALLAEHGLGHLA; translated from the coding sequence ATGAAGCGCAACAAGGAGTTTGCCAACCGCCTCCATGCTCTCTCCCCCCGCTTTGCCTACATCCCTCCAGAGGACCGCTTTTTGATGCATCCAGGGCCCCTCAAATACCGCTTCAACGTCATCGGTGCTGGGGTCAACGGCCAGGAGCACATCGCCGTGACCCAGCTCGAGGGCCGCTGCACGGTCCACGGAGTCTACGACCCCAACCCCTCGAGCGTGGAGGGAGCCCGCCGGGTCAAGGCCCGGTTTACCGATGAGCCCCTGGTGGTCTACGAGAGCCTCGAGGCGGCCTGTTTCGACCCTGCGGTGGACGCCCTCATCATCTCCACCCCCAACCACACCCATCTGGAGGTGTTGCGGGTGGCGGTAGAGTCGGGCAAGCACATTCTGCTGGAAAAGCCCATGGCCACCAACATCCCCGACGCCTACCAGGTCTGGCAGATGGCCCAGAACTACCCCAAGGTGCTGCAGATTGGCCTTCAGTACCGCTACAAGCCCATCTACGTTGAGGCCCTCCACGAGGTCAAGGTGCGCCGGAGCATCGGCGAGGTCAAGACCCTGAGCATTGTGGAGCACCGCGAGCCCTTCTTGGATAAGGTGGGGCAGTGGAACAAGTTTTCCTGCTACTCGGGCGGCACCCTGGTGGAGAAGTGCTGCCACTACTTCGACCTGCTAAACCTCTTTGCAGGGGCGCGGCCGGTGAGCGTCTATGCGGTGGGCAGCCAGGCGGTGAATTTCAAAGATTTCGAGTACAGGGGAAAAAAGTCCGATATCCTCGACAACGCCTTCGTGATCCTGGAATACCCCAATGGGGTGCGGGCCAGCTTTAACCTCTGCATGTTCGTCCCCATGTTCTACGAGGAGATCGTGGTTTGCGGGGACGAGGGGCGGCTTAGGGCCTGGGAAGGGGTCAACGGCCAGGCCTACTCCCGCTGGGCCCACTACCTCGAGGTCATCTGCCTGCCCGACCGCACCTCCCGTACCACCACCCCCAGCTATCCGGCCTTCATAGAGGAGACCGGGCACAGCGGGGCCACCTACTACGAGCACCTGCGCTTCATCGAGGCCTTGGATGGCAAGCCCTCCGGCGCGGCCAGCGCCGAGGAGGGCTTTTGGAGCGTGGTGGTGGGGGTGGCCGCAGAGGAGTCGATCCGGCGGGGAGAGAAGGTCTCCATCGCCGCCTTGTTGGCCGAGCACGGCTTGGGCCACCTGGCCTAG
- the pstB gene encoding phosphate ABC transporter ATP-binding protein PstB — MNDFGPPTRSEFHPHEVSEPPPRTRIEVRGITVWYGQKAGVREVNMPIYANKITALIGPSGCGKTTFLRALNRMHDLTPYARVTGEVLLDGVNVYDPGVDPVEVRRKIGMVFQKPNPFPTLSIYGNVVAGLRLVGIRKKSLLDEAVERALTQAALWDEVKDRLHAPSMSLSGGQQQRLCIARALAVEPEVLLMDEPTSALDPISTQSIEDLLTDLKNHVTIVIVTHNMQQAGRVSDYTGFFLNGDLVEFGPTSLLFTTPKDKRTEAYITGRFG, encoded by the coding sequence ATGAACGATTTTGGTCCCCCCACCCGCTCGGAATTCCACCCCCACGAGGTTTCTGAACCCCCCCCACGAACCCGCATCGAGGTTCGAGGAATAACGGTGTGGTATGGGCAGAAAGCCGGCGTGCGCGAGGTGAACATGCCCATCTACGCCAACAAGATCACCGCCCTGATCGGCCCTTCGGGCTGCGGGAAGACCACCTTCCTGCGGGCCCTCAACCGCATGCACGACCTGACCCCCTACGCCCGGGTAACCGGCGAGGTGCTGCTGGATGGGGTCAACGTCTACGACCCTGGTGTAGACCCGGTGGAGGTGCGGCGCAAAATAGGGATGGTCTTCCAAAAACCCAACCCCTTCCCCACCCTTTCCATCTACGGCAACGTGGTGGCAGGGCTCAGGCTGGTAGGGATTCGCAAGAAGTCGCTCCTGGACGAAGCCGTGGAGCGGGCCCTGACCCAGGCTGCGCTCTGGGATGAGGTAAAAGACCGCCTGCACGCCCCCAGCATGAGCCTCTCCGGGGGGCAGCAACAGCGGCTCTGCATTGCCCGGGCCCTGGCGGTTGAGCCCGAGGTCCTCCTCATGGACGAGCCCACCAGCGCTTTAGACCCCATCTCCACCCAGTCCATCGAAGACCTGCTTACCGACCTCAAAAACCACGTGACCATCGTGATTGTGACCCACAACATGCAGCAGGCCGGCCGGGTTTCGGACTACACCGGCTTCTTCCTGAACGGCGACCTGGTGGAGTTCGGCCCCACCAGCCTGCTCTTCACCACCCCCAAGGACAAGCGCACCGAGGCCTACATCACCGGGCGCTTCGGCTAG